The region TCTGGCAACaaagaaaaagttgataaaattgcAGTTCTTGTTACAGGGGGGGGGGGTGATTTTACATAGAGTAGCAAAAATAATTCGTGGAATTGGCAAAGAGTAAAGTCAAGCCTGTCTTAAAACTCTGGATGCTTGGAGATTTTGAGACAAAGATTTTGAAATAGTGTTTAACACCGCTGCCAGAAACACTGGTTTTAAAAATGGTGCATGCACGTTTATTGAGGATTTCTGTGGCAAAGACTTAGTCTTGGTTGCCTTTCGGCATCATGTTTTAGAGCTTGTTCATGTAAGTGCCTTTAGCGCTTTATTTGGAACCATTGGAGAACCCGATGTAGCtatgtttaaaagatttcaGAAAATTTGGTTATCTATTGGCCAAACTGTTTACTATGTAGCCTCTGATGATATGTTTGTTGATGCGCATACTTTAGATCTTTGTAAAGAAATGATCACATTTTGCAAGGCAACTCTAAATGAGTTACAGTCAAGAGATGATTACGAGGAGTTTTTGAAACTGTGCTTGAGCTTTCTGGGCTGTGCAGAGATTGTCGATAGAATCAAAGTTTCCTTTTGTGCACCAAGCAAGAAgccatttaaaaagtaaaaaaaaaagagaagtgAAAAATTATACATCATATCACTTGAGAACGTTAAGTGCGAAGACTGTCCAACGTAATGTTAATTTGTCTGATAAATTTacatgaaatagaaaaaaatgttgttacaaaaatatacaacaatttGTGAATGCGGCCGCTCGTTTTACGGAATAAGAACCCCACTATTATTCTGGTAGTATCACGCTTAACTTGTCTCACTGTAGAGCAGGGTGGCtcataaaacaatactttttgaaaatgtctgatGGTATCCCCTAAGTatgttctatgtaataaattaatactaaactaaaaaattttttgaataaaaagtataattaaggGTTGCTCAAAACCCTTAAACATcagacgggtccctaatattttgaaaaaaaaagttctttaaaagcatatcatgttgggtctcgaaagatgtgaaatttttaaaaatttcgaaaataatttaaaaagtttatggaaacacaaacttaaaaagtatattaaaaaaactagaaaaatatttactttattttttgtttaaaaacgaTAGTTTTTTAGTCCATAAACTTTAAACaagtaatctttatataaaatgattattttttttgaaatttttttaaatttagtatttatttattacatagaacacatttagggggtaccatcagacattttcaaaaaatgttgttttatgacACCCTACTGTACAGTGACCTTTTTTAATGTTCGTGAAACAAAGAGTTTTATTAGCAAAACTACAAGTGAtagacaaaatatttatatatactaataaaatagttatatttaatatcaGTAGAACCAACAGAATATATAACTGGCAAAAAATGcttaacacaaaaatatatcattttacaaaattgaaaatgtCTAATTGAAGTACATAATCGACCAACCACGCGTAAATCACAAACTTGCACGTATTTGAGGTGATGCTGTCAAAAGTACATCGTTAGAAACATAGTTTCTTATAAATCTTTAAACAGactaaagttgtttttaaagaaattctcgatcaaaattctttaaaaattgaccAAACCAATTTCATTGCGATAATAAAGCAAAATCCACCAACATCTATTTGACTGTGGCTAGCTGCGTttgatatatctaaaaaaaaagtttaatcaattaaaaaaattattaattaaattaaaagttattaattaaattaaaagttttgcgTAAGTGATCTATAAGTATGcagttttgaaataatttgtaggtataaaatttctaaataatttataggtataaaatttataaattatttttaactatttctaaatatataaaatttctaaattatcaCATCGTGATGTCATAATTTGTCTATTATAAATTCTATATTCTCtattcaattataataaattctctattcaaacaaaaactcaaacaaaaacttcttaacgatgttaatgaattaaattctttttaagattctttttttcttttttttttcaactctttatttttatttttattttttaacaactatcttATCAACTGGtctttaagttaaattttctttaaattatcctattaacatatttttagttttcaggtgtaattgttattattattattattattattattattattattattattattattattattattattttggactttattttgattatagattagtaactgatcttaacatacttgtaaaactttcatttattttttatatggtacaaagtaattttatgtttacattttgatgACTGTACTCGCTTGCTGATGGTGTGATAAGGCACGGTCATGtagattttgtttatataaaacggcattgtaatctttttttaaaaaactaattttttatttactattatttatatataacaacatGACATCGAAAAGCTTATTTAGATAACAATAAGCTggcaaaaaagttaatttaaataatattaaaactttaatctaACTCTAACCCTGCTCACTCTTCGCAACGTGAAAAAAGAGTAAGTTTCAAGAAGACggttatatatattcatatatagttttttttttttcccgttgccttataaaattcttagtGTAGAACTCTAAATTTTTAAGAGACTTTCGaactaataaaatcttttttagtagTTAGCACTCATAACTTGGGTTCTAATACAATAGAAAAATACTTTTCTAAAGTAGATAAGAATAGCTCAAGTTTTATTGTAAGGTAGATAACACtagcaataatttaaatatttctaaacaggaaataaaataaaatatttttaaatctagaaaaaCGAGATAATTCTAACGACAAAACCTCTAGCGTTGAAAATGAAAGGTTTAAAGGTTGCTAACGTCGtgattaatctttattttattaaaaatatatattaatcaaTTTAGTATAAAGAatgtaatgtttatatatttaaaatatataatgtttatgtatttaaagtaaaataagtttttaaacgtCAGAATcttgcataaaattttaatttatttgcttttatattagaagttattatttaactgttctttaataaatattcatctttgtttttatgttttgttttatctttataaacaaaaatagttaaaaaattattaaaaatttgaataccATAATTCCGAGGACGATAAAATGTTACTGTAGTTGGTCCAAACTGTCCAAGTTCATTTAAGGGAGTAACACTGATTGTCGCATAATGTAAAGGTTTTAGaacataattaattaaaaaagttgtgtttaTAGACATCGCAGTTGTGCATAATGGCGTAAGGGATTCATTGTAGATGCAGCAttcaatttgatattttaacataatatctTGAGGCTGTTCTGCTGGAGGATCCCATTTTACCTTAAGCTGTAGATGGTTTTCTATTGTGTCTTCACTTACTAACATATTGTTCACATTTGTAGGGGGATctgcaaaagttttaaaagtactATAGAAAAGCcttatattcaaaaattgtttttaaaattaaatcttattaaaaaaaaaagttatatacaaattaaaatatataaaaaactagaaCAAGTTTGTCAAAATGTTGTGGCAAAATTTCATCTAGTTCTTAGTTATGTGagttacattttaatataacacttatactttaaaaatttgctaCTTCCTTCTTAAGATGTTTTTGTTTCACtcttttcattttgtttaacttACATTTGTTGgacaaattaagtcaaatttttccTCAAAAATGATAAACATAACGTCTGTACCTTGTAGTGTCTCTGTAAACCACTAAGATTTGTTATAAGctcaatttttattcttttattagtatttttttagtatttaaactctttaacagttaaacttggaaaaaaaattacaaaaactgcataccacttttttttgttattatacttTGCAGAATTGGATCGCTCAACCCAACCCTGTTAACGgaataaattgtaaaaacatattCTGTATCTTGCTGCAGCTCGGTAACTGTTAGAGACCCTTCCGTGGTTGAATATTGCATTGAACCAAATATGTTTGAATCGCAAATAATTTTGTATTCTAAAACGTGCGAATCCTTGTTCCATGTGATTGTTACACTGGTGTATGTGATGTTACTAACTTTTACGTTTGCTGGTTCCGGAGGaacaactacaaaaatatttaaacagaatttcaaacttttaaaatcagataacaaaaaacaaaaaatgctttataCATCAACTAACAGTTTGAGCATTGGCAAACAATATACCATACTGTACTAGTATACTGTATGATTATACTATagtataatactattatattatagtataatactatactataatataatacCATAATACTATGCGTGCTGCTAGTAAAGCCGGTATGCTATACCATATCGGCTTTACAAACAGTACGCAGCATAGCCAACGTTTTCGactcatattattttttgaaaaacatttttatcccTTGCATCTTTTCAaacgaaaaagaaaaatcagcaaaataaaaataaacattttgacaTCAGTTTCATTCATAAGTAGATACTGCCTCCCAAACTCTTTGTCAGCGTATGTATTGAAGTCTCCGCAAATGGCTACTTTAGTATGTGTCATTAATGaggttttataattaaatatgcaATATTTACCACAGTTGAGTAAAGTGCATTCTTCGTACGAATTGCAATCGCGTTTTGAGACGCACTTTAAAGATTCCGGACACGTCCATTCGTACTCATTAGTGCaaacttaaaagaaaagttcaaaataaacgATAAGTTaggaataaaaaatgtaaaattgtaATAAGAAATGATCATAAagttcgaattttttttttttatagcattaaaaaatagtGCCAAGCCTCCAAAATAGTGTCAAGCCTCCAAATCTGAATTAAAAGCACAAAACAAATTggaatcaatattttttactcaCCGGATATTTTTGTAAGATCGGTGTTATACTCagtgtttgttttgttttctataGATCGAgcgtctgaaaaaaaaaaaaaagtatatataaatgatcCTTATTATAACATACCCTTAccttaaatatgtaaatttataacTAGCTCCCCaagatttccatttttttttttttttgtaccatGCACTTGTCTgacagattttaaatattttgttttgaggTTTTAATGTTTAGagtttttacttataaaaatttactacgGATTCTCgacataaattaataactaaataataatacttcATAGGCAGCAATATTActcaaccaacaaaacttaataaagtattttctcTACAAAACCATGCATATTACATAAAtgtagaagaaaaaatatatatataaacttgcaAAATCATCAATTAGAGACGAATGATAGATATATGAACTCAATATTTGCCGACACTTAGTTTTttgtgtaaataatataaatgaatgattccaaaaaaactcaacaaagcTTATCAAAATgtgaagaaaaagttttttacaacacTAAACCGatgaaatacttataaattCACATGAATTAATACGAAGTTTTTTGAATATGAAATAGCGAAGAGGAACATGGGGTAAGATgacgaatggggcaagatgacgACCTACAGTTATCTTTTAAGCAAAACTAAATATAACAGTTGACTTTAGCTGAAAGGGTAGTAGATTAATTTTACTAGATTTATCAATGGttcctttttaaatattatttttgtgaggaaagttaagtattaaaaaagtttttccgacattgagaaaaaaactttttatcctCGTTTTGCCTAATTTATCACATCGCTACATCACCAGCTAAAGGTAAGcgagaaatttttatttaatttgattaaactGGAAGCCATGCAAGAAGTATTAGGCTATGATAATTTGATTATGTACTGATTCTGATTCATTTTAAAGATTGTATTGGCCTGGGGCAAgatgaccggggcaagatggcTTGTCCGTAACCTATATTAAACGGAAGTTTACTTGTACTGTTTGCTATTCTTGTATTGTTCAGTCATTATTTTATGAcgaaatacaatatttttttgacaatagttttattttgttgcgtTGGACTTTGCTACAAACTGATTACTAGGttgttactgttttttttttgcattggccgatataaatgtataatttattagttttaaaagttacacCTTTATgtgtattacttttttaataaaaaagaatttgtgatGATGGTTTTTGAGGCGTTTTTGGCTTCATAgagttttcttttcttaaagttttaaactttgttaactCAAATCGTCATCTTGCCCCGTATGCGGGGCAAGATGACGATTTGAGTTAACATCGTTTAATGAGTTTTTCCTTagctattttttacttttagagtGATTTTTTGATACATCAGTGACGCGGAAtgattttttatcacttttaaatcaagttttaatttttgggACAGATATTGACTAGATACTGGCGTTTTTCGAAACGTTCGTCATCTTGCCCCATATTCCCCTATAGCATATAACCTTCAGttatcttcaataaaaaataaaaattttatatcaaataaatagtTGTTTCTTAGTAAATATCAAACTCCATATCTTTTTTTTcgcatttattttcttttttctttacatttttatatttttaaagctcctgtctctattatttaaaaaacggttttttaaattatttttttatcatatgaACAGCTCCTAATCAAGGCCGGCGCAATGGGGTGTGTGTGACAccatccccccccccctcaatgactttttcgttcatttagtcggcaaatttgaccctttttgactaattagtcggcaaatgttgaTAAGGCAgtcgacaaattttaaaaaacgaagacctatttttttttttagtcaccaaaagttgtaatggcacccccccctcCTCCACGtaacacctactcgcgccggccctacTCCTAATACGCTATCATTTATTACGTCAGGTTATCATTTACTACGTTATGTTTATCATTTATTAGAGATTATCCATAAATATCCAACGCTAAACTTAGTGCTGAACTGCCAGCGGATGTTGCAACagttttaaaagaatctttccagttaaggaacttaaaaaaacaaaaaacaattacaatttttcaaaatttaccgCTTGCTTTACCGCTTTTTTATTCTTCTCTGCATGCATATAACACTTTTGCTAAAGTCATTGTAAAATGTACGTTACTACCAAACAAGTTGcgattaaattaaagttttaattttagtcaatttaattttaaattgggttttaaaaaagtgcCAAATGTTTTGcattgcattttaaataaaattcatatagCTTAACTTTTCTTGCTTAGTTTAAAAGACTTTCTATGGTCTCGTTCTATTacagtaaagttaaaaaatatctttataggTATCTGTCTAGAGAGAAAAAGTTGATTGAAcgtagaaaatttttaatttcaatagtttATGCACTAAAATAATGTCATATTGTTATCAAGTATTTTTCTAATATGCTCAGTTTGAAATATGCCGAGCTTCAATTGTTTGTGAACTTTACAAAAATGTGGACACAAAGAAATTAATATACCTGACGTAACGATCATgttgtttatcaaaataatgAACAGGACAAATGATAGTATTTGCATGATTTTTGCTTCTGGTATTTTTACTTTCCAGCTATGTCTTcgtttcaaataacttttaggCAGATAaggttttatataattttaacagtTTCATTGAGACATAGCGATATGGATTACACAATATATggtcaaaatgttttatgattgCAACACAAAGTATGaatgaaagtttaaatattaatttgaaattcaATACTTAATAtctatttaaatgtaaaaaaaggttttataaaaaagatattttaatgataGAACTCATTCTTTgcaatttcataaaaaacttatttctcaATCAAAAATTCTATCAACGCTATTCATGCCGTGTGACTAAATTATTCacaaaagagttttaaaaacggttttttttttaaaaaagcgcgtaattttttatgtcaattgtagtcagacattttaaaaagtttttttaaattcgctTTCCATGTCCACTTTATAAGTATCCAACATTGACCACACTTGGTATCATGGAGTTGCCCCAGAATTTTTAGACGACACTagccataaaaatatatttaacaatgtCTTCAACTGATTTCTAGCAAAACCAGCTAGCAAACTTCGTAGTTTAACAGTTAAGGAAACAATAATTTGGCAAAAGGGCACCtcattgatacaaaaaaaaaaaaggtaaaccttaatataaatataaaaaatgtataacaaaatataaaaaaaaccactAAATAAACTACagtataaataatcaaatagatccgtaatttaaaatttttttaaaaaacttcaacaatAATCCTGAATCACTCATCGATCTATCGATCTATCGATTCTAGCGATTATTTACAACTCTCAAATGAGCTTTTTAATATCAAGCAATCGAAATCAATTATGCAAGACTTAcgttaaattaagttttaatacagctatcgcattaaaaatttatgtctaaaacaaaaatatttgctaaagTCAGGtcagaaaattttcaaaaattgcatataaaataaaaattatattgttttaaaattaagataatacAACTAGTAAagttaaacagtattttttacGTATTAGATTGTATTTTGTATTACAAACATTCAACGTTTTTACAATTGAAAGATGCGGATTCTCAGAATTTACAAATTGCGGATTCTCAGAATTTTGTCAGAAAAGAAgcttattatttaattgttttggagttcaaaaaatctcaagtatatttaaaatctaaaaaatgaaactaagaattttttttttaagtggaTTTTCCATTCACGTGAAAagtcaaaaatctaaaaaaactatCAACTTATCACTTATTGGAAATGAATAAAACATCTTTGGTAACAATCAGGGTAAAATGGTGACAAATTGTCACACATGATAAAAATAGGTATGCAAAGATAATACAGAAATTGGTCAATTTCATAAcataatatattgtaatactaattataataaaatactgcGATAGATAATTAACTgacaacaataaataatataattgtttcagtgacggatccaggaatttttggtggtggtaggggggggggggaggatagatattcaaatatttttgtattttgtaccaTATTTGCgtttcctgaaaaaaaaaaaaaaaaagttctcaattTCTTAGCTATTTTTAGGACTTTCAGATTCTGGTGATGGTGgtagggggaggggggaggagGATGCATTTCTCCATCCGTCACTGAATTGTTTGGTTTTCATGCATGTCTATTGTTAGGTTACCAGCAGACTAAATGTTAGCATATGCTTATTAAGTTGCTTATTGATGAGCTACCTACGTAAAAGAGTAAAAGCTGGATCCACAGGAGGTGGGGGTTCGGAATGATGGAGGAAAATGCCTCCCTCcgtaaaaatatttgaaacaattttttttagtttttttaaatatttaacacagcatgctattttaaaaaaaggcaagTAAATTAGGCAAAGTAGACTGGTTGTTTGAAAAtgatacaaaatttaaaaataattgtaagaTTGCGAGTTTTAAATTGGGCTATTGAGATATTAATGTTGTACTTCATTTTGTAGTTACATTAATTAGGCagtataaaattaactaaaaatgtgTTATGATTTGTGGGCTTGCCTGCCCACAAATTATTGCGCTGTTTgtttgttattgtaaaatatagtttttattttacgacaaatgtaaacagaaaaaaaaaattgccacaatttgttttttgaatacctCTAAACTAGGTAtagatatcaaagttttagacAACCTCTACTATTTATTTGAACCTTATTTTTTGCTTCCCTGTTTAGATATAGGTTTGTTACTTTGTTAAAGAACGTATTTTTTGCAAGAAACTCATTATATCTCTCCTGGATTTTATTTTGTGCTATAATACTTTTGCcagattcaaaaagaaattgctatattttaaatatagggatataaaatatctttttgtaaaaaaatctggCTAACATACTACGATTTCTTATCTAGACACTTATTGCTCAATTCTTATCTAGAAATTTAGATAAATACACGGTGTTTCATTAAAAGTTATGTTACTACAAAGACTGTTCCTTGAAAAatgagatatttttattttgttcttacTCCAGCTTTATTGTAACTCTTTCAATCAAAATCCTCTTTGTGCTTTTGGGtagaattttttactttttggcTATTTACTAAGCTTTTAGAATACCTTATCTTTTTACCTTAACTTTTGGGCTAGATTGTCCACCTAGAAACTCAAAGTTGGTTGAAATCTCTGACATTTCATCAGATCCCAGAGTTAATTGGTTGcagtattttcaaaaacatagtCATTTTCAGGTGTACGTAGatcaattttatctttatatatatacaatgttatgcttttttttttctttttgtggaAATCGTGAATCAATCcagattttttttacagtttgttTAGCTAATTCCACTATATCTTTTTCGTAACATTTTTCGAAGATGCATAGAAGCTggcaaaaatttagttttgtttttgatcctatatcaataaatattttctctacTTACAAaactacaatttcatttttcCTACAAATTAAACACGCATATAGTTTcaaaatcaaattgtttaagAAAGTCTTTTACACCTAAAATAGTTTCAGgatttaaattagatattttgcaaaacattaaaaaaactttttatttgaatgtaaaaagaagtaaagaaaagtaaaaagaaatcaaagaaatGATTATCTTTTGACCATTTTGTTACACTGTGTCTTTTTAAGGATATATGGCATACTAGCGAGCAAAAtttgtaatacattttttaactttgcgaGTTCATACATAAATTGTAAACGGGTGGAGATGGCGGttgatttcaacatttttttattctgaaaatGGTACTATTAATAGTATTGCCATTGGTCTGgctcaaaatttaaacaatatttttattaagaaatgaCTTATAATCAGTTGCACTCCTCACATAGGTGAGCAGACAGATTAGAGTAGCACTGGTTTCTAATAACTAATTCAACCgttgataattgaaaaataggGTTATTTACAAATGCTAGCATTTTTGGTGTGAATTTGACAAGTTTataatgtttgcatttttagatAGTTTGGCCTAATGGTATGCtgttaattttagattaaaacaaAGTGTTAGAAAATTTACAAGCATCTCAAAATGGCTGAAAATCGGGTTTTTTAAACGAATGAACATATTGCTTTTAGAAATATTTGACAACAAGCTGCCTATATTTTGTCCATTTATTGCAGACAGTAGTAGCTTATCAGAAAACTTATCTGTAAAGACTTGTGGAAAATGCTACAATTAGTTTCATTTTGGCATATTTTAGCAATATTAGGTTTTTTTCCAAAGTTGAGaggtcataatttttttcaagttaataaaaaccacTTTTTCAAATACAGAACTATCCAGAATAGTTCTTGAAAAAATGAGACACTTGTTGAAAGTGAGAAAAAGTTATACAGCTCTAAAGTAGTCTGTTATGACAATTTGTATATTGAGTGAGGTCACTGTGACATGTTTCTAAGGCTATAATTTCTAAACCGTTGTACTCGGTAgtctgaaatttcaaatttaacccATCTACATAATGCacataacaatatataaaaatcaggaAAATCAGAGATGGTGACCCACAGGCCATTGGttgaaaaataatgatttaaaaaatgatacaaaaattCACAGTATTTGTCTCACAAAATATTTGTGTATAGATTTGACCATCCAACATCCAGGCAAAAGTGCATTCATCACAGTTTGCGTTTTTTATGGCTGGatgcttttatttcttatttatataaatgattttcaaaaatttgcaaacattttaaactttatgctATTGTAATACGAATTAATTTTATTCCATCAGAAGAAAATTAATTCGTGTCACTTGCAAcctgttatttaaaatagtcaACAAAGAGTATTTAACGGAATATTTCAATGCAAATAAACTACAAATAAATTCACATAAAACgaagtacatttttttatagacttCACGAGAGATAAaacattacattaaaattttgatttttacattGGCAATTCTAACATAATTAGAGAGCTCTAATTGAAATTTCTCAAGTGTCATTCTCAACGAAAAAATTACGTAGAGAGAACATACAAGCACAAcagaagatttttcaaaaagtatttgcATATTATTCAGAGCCAAAAATTAGTacattaaaactatttgaaaatcCTATATTTCTTTCTCGCGTATTGTAACTTAAACAACTCTAATAACGCTTGGTGCAGCTCTAATGAAAATAAGATTAGAAAACTGTTATATAGACAAAAGCTTGCAGTCGGAATTATTTCGAGTGAAGGTCGATCATCCGATTCTCaatatttttcacttttattattatttaactaattttttcttaataatagtagaaaaattagaaaaaaccaaaacatttgttatttgatgtaaacttaattttgaacaaaagttaaatattatcaCAGCTCTATCATCTTTATCATTCCATCCAATGGATAAAA is a window of Hydra vulgaris chromosome 15, alternate assembly HydraT2T_AEP DNA encoding:
- the LOC100212785 gene encoding tyrosine-protein phosphatase Lar-like isoform X2, translating into MQILSFVLFIILINNMIVTSDARSIENKTNTEYNTDLTKISVCTNEYEWTCPESLKCVSKRDCNSYEECTLLNCVVPPEPANVKVSNITYTSVTITWNKDSHVLEYKIICDSNIFGSMQYSTTEGSLTVTELQQDTEYVFTIYSVNRVGLSDPILQSIITKKSDPPTNVNNMLVSEDTIENHLQLKVKWDPPAEQPQDIMLKYQIECCIYNESLTPLCTTAMSINTTFLINYVLKPLHYATISVTPLNELGQFGPTTVTFYRPRNYDISNAASHSQIDVGGFCFIIAMKLVWSIFKEF